One part of the Haliotis asinina isolate JCU_RB_2024 chromosome 2, JCU_Hal_asi_v2, whole genome shotgun sequence genome encodes these proteins:
- the LOC137273498 gene encoding endothelial differentiation-related factor 1-like, protein MATACDFEIVTIGKKHKGGQRSKEAVNAAMRTGADVSTEKKYAAGSNKQSCANKNTAKLDRETDELHHEHVSLDVAKLIQLSRQNKGFTQKELATKINEKPQVINEYESGKAIPNQQVLGKLERALGVKLRGKDKGKPFGAGPKK, encoded by the exons atggcCACAGCGTGTGACTTTGAAATCGTAACTATTGGGAAGAAGCATAAGGGAGGACAGCGTTCCAAGGAG GCTGTCAATGCTGCCATGAGAACAGGAGCGGATGTGTCGACAGAGAAAAAAT ATGCTGCAGGGTCTAACAAGCAGAGCTGTGCTAACAAGAACACAGCCAAGCTGGATCGTGAGACGGACGAGCTTCACCATGAACACGTCTCTCTTGATGTTGCCAAGCTCATACAACTCTCACGCCAGAATAAGGGTTTCACCCAAAAAGAACTCGCTACT aaaataaatgagAAACCTCAAGTGATCAATGAATATGAATCTGGGAAGGCAATTCCGAATCAACAAGTCCTCGGAAAACTTGAGAGAGCACTGG GTGTGAAACTTCGTGGAAAGGACAAAGGGAAGCCTTTTGGTGCTGGCCCCAAAAAGTGA
- the LOC137273497 gene encoding proteasome subunit beta type-1-like, producing MEVAERGKTDEDRKFVDRIIIEKLGRVQPPRVGIRASDMEEDPRGKRFPKYRGYVLAIAGESYTVIACGIGHSEGQALPPRDVTYKLNDNTILASHGFHNDVLSFHKDLKEKMEECEATLKKQMSCLGTAGLIKALLYNRRIYTYFKCNILAGVDPHDGGCLYVFDQLGGFKREAFAAGGSSSLNMYRLLARKIDLKNQRSIHVSLDENEAADLVTSVFRDAEEQRIFRGHAVAIYTITKTGTVEEFRRVRE from the exons ATGGAGGTTGCTGAACGAGGTAAAACGGATGAAGATAGGAAATTTGTCGACAGAATTATTATCGAGAAACTTGGAAGGGTTCAACCTCCAAGAGTCGGGATCCGGGCCAGCGACATGGAGGAGGACCCGCGTGGAAAGCGATTTCCGAAATACAGAGG GTACGTGCTTGCCATTGCCGGCGAAAGCTACACGGTGATTGCATGCGGGATCGGCCACAGTGAAGGTCAAGCGCTTCCACCACGTGACGTCACTTACAAACT AAACGATAATACAATCCTAGCTTCTCACGGCTTCCACAATGACGTCCTCAGCTTCCATAAAGATCTTAAGGAGAAGATGGAG GAGTGTGAGGCGACCCTGAAGAAGCAGATGTCGTGTCTGGGGACTGCGGGTCTCATCAAGGCCTTGTTGTACAACCGGCGAATTTACACGTACTTCAAGTGCAACATCCTAGCAGGAGTAGACCCACACG ACGGAGGCTGTCTGTACGTATTCGATCAGCTGGGGGGCTTCAAGAGAGAGGCTTTTGCCGCAGGGGGGTCATCCTCCCTGAACATGTACAGACTGTTAGCCAGAAAG ATCGATTTAAAGAACCAGCGTTCAATCCATGTGTCCCTTGACGAAAACGAGGCAGCTGACCTTGTGACTTCCGTCTTCAGAGACGCAGAAGAGCAGAGAATATTTCGAGGCCACGCGGTCGCTATTTACACCATCACCAAGACCGGAACTGTAGAGGAGTTCAGGCGGGTCAGAGAATAA